In Duganella zoogloeoides, a single genomic region encodes these proteins:
- a CDS encoding retroviral-like aspartic protease family protein has translation MTARTLFRLAGALWLAVAALPSATAAPTAQALMAQARVAVGGEAWRTVTTLQTQFVRSYGGNGGNTGNDDHEEAGSSDLDFVSGRYAQRIPSSAVARQMSRSDGRDFWQQRMGRVEKLDAAAPNPEQYLRRQSYGWWFARGNGKASKLELRGPRRHGGVDYTVVQVTPQRGAAFDFWINTATGRVERRQEVVDGKLLTVDYRDFRRVDKVIMPFEERTRDGRDQRDEDVLRVTSMVLNRPAAQLDFTLPAPAAIDGFGAGRRSVTIPFEPCQAHICVAMTLNGQGPFRFILDTGARNVISNRLHRRLQLPVQGVAVLSGMGPQSERGMLTTINQIGLAGLTLNQQAFFTSPTLDNLPIDGTIGYEWLSLTPTRIDYAARQITFYDPRDFVYRGAATAIPLTFHDRTPQVAAKLDGLPGMFTIDTGSDYSLTLNQSFVERHGLVAKYGAGDVVQTAQGIGGKSRVLATQGKLFEIGDVRIADPTLELATHAGGLLNGTTGTAIAGNISNGILRQLDIVFDYQGGKLYLTPHSASSSNKVDATN, from the coding sequence TTGACTGCCCGTACTCTTTTCCGGCTTGCCGGCGCACTGTGGCTGGCAGTTGCCGCCCTGCCCTCCGCCACGGCGGCGCCCACTGCACAGGCATTGATGGCGCAAGCACGCGTGGCCGTGGGTGGCGAGGCCTGGCGCACCGTCACCACGCTGCAGACGCAGTTCGTGCGCAGCTATGGTGGCAATGGCGGCAATACGGGTAATGACGATCACGAGGAAGCCGGCAGCAGCGACCTTGATTTCGTCAGCGGCCGTTACGCGCAGCGGATTCCGTCGTCGGCAGTGGCGCGGCAGATGTCGCGCTCGGACGGGCGCGATTTCTGGCAGCAGCGCATGGGCCGCGTGGAAAAGCTCGACGCCGCTGCGCCCAATCCCGAACAGTACCTGCGCCGGCAATCGTACGGCTGGTGGTTCGCGCGCGGCAATGGCAAGGCAAGCAAGCTGGAACTGCGCGGGCCGCGCCGGCACGGCGGCGTCGATTACACCGTGGTACAGGTGACGCCGCAGCGCGGCGCAGCGTTCGACTTCTGGATCAACACCGCCACCGGCCGCGTGGAGCGGCGCCAGGAAGTCGTCGATGGCAAACTGCTCACCGTCGATTACCGCGATTTCCGCCGGGTGGACAAGGTCATCATGCCGTTCGAGGAACGCACGCGCGACGGTCGTGACCAGCGCGATGAAGACGTGCTGCGCGTGACCAGCATGGTGCTGAACCGCCCTGCCGCGCAACTCGACTTCACGCTGCCGGCGCCGGCTGCCATCGACGGCTTCGGCGCCGGCCGGCGGTCGGTAACGATACCGTTCGAGCCGTGCCAGGCGCACATCTGCGTCGCGATGACTTTGAACGGCCAGGGACCATTCCGCTTCATCCTCGACACTGGCGCGCGCAACGTCATCAGCAACAGGCTGCACCGGCGCTTGCAGTTGCCCGTGCAGGGCGTAGCCGTATTGTCCGGCATGGGACCGCAAAGCGAGCGCGGCATGCTCACCACCATCAACCAGATCGGCCTGGCCGGCCTGACCCTGAACCAGCAGGCATTCTTTACCAGCCCCACGCTCGACAACCTGCCCATCGACGGCACCATCGGCTACGAATGGCTGTCGCTCACGCCCACCCGCATCGACTATGCGGCGCGCCAGATCACGTTTTACGATCCCAGGGATTTCGTTTATCGCGGCGCGGCCACGGCCATCCCGCTCACCTTCCACGACCGCACGCCGCAAGTGGCGGCCAAGCTCGATGGCTTGCCCGGGATGTTTACCATCGACACCGGCAGCGACTATTCGCTCACGCTGAACCAGTCGTTCGTGGAACGCCACGGCCTGGTGGCCAAATACGGCGCCGGCGACGTGGTGCAAACCGCGCAAGGCATCGGCGGCAAGAGCCGGGTGCTGGCCACGCAAGGCAAACTGTTTGAAATCGGCGATGTGCGCATCGCCGATCCCACGCTGGAACTGGCGACCCACGCCGGCGGTCTGCTCAATGGC
- a CDS encoding DEAD/DEAH box helicase, which yields MTFEALGLNTSIIKALTDSGYTAPTPVQQQAIPAAIAGKDLLVSSQTGSGKTAAFMLPSLHRLFASEPAAAGKTPNQEMQAARARGERPRFKAAQPKMLVLTPTRELALQVTTNTDKYSVNLRRIKAVSILGGMPYPKQMQLLAKNPEILVATPGRLIDHMESGKIDFSQLEILVLDEADRMLDMGFIDDIEKIVEATPSTRQTMLFSATLDGVVGNMARRITKDPQVIQIISAANKHENITQTVHFVDDLSHKNRLLDHLLRDESLDQAVVFTATKRDADTIADRLNIAGFSAAALHGDMHQGARNRTLDSLRRGQVKILIATDVAARGIDVPTITHVFNYDLPKFPEDYVHRIGRTGRAGRNGRAISLVNHAEGMNVKRIERFTKQLIPVNVVEGYEPKKSGMAPRSTSRPGGWKPGDNRGGAKPGQRSFSNPNAPRKEGSGGGYKGSNPRSTDGARRSYGDR from the coding sequence ATGACATTTGAAGCACTTGGTCTCAACACGTCCATCATTAAAGCCCTGACCGATTCCGGCTACACCGCGCCGACCCCGGTTCAGCAGCAGGCTATTCCTGCGGCCATCGCAGGCAAGGACTTGTTGGTATCCTCGCAAACCGGTTCCGGCAAGACCGCAGCATTCATGCTGCCGTCGCTGCACCGTTTATTCGCATCCGAGCCGGCAGCTGCCGGCAAAACGCCTAACCAGGAAATGCAGGCAGCCCGCGCCCGTGGCGAGCGTCCGCGCTTCAAGGCCGCCCAGCCAAAAATGCTGGTGCTCACGCCTACCCGCGAACTGGCCCTGCAAGTGACCACCAACACCGACAAGTACAGCGTCAACCTGCGCCGTATCAAGGCCGTCTCGATCCTGGGCGGCATGCCTTACCCTAAGCAGATGCAACTGCTGGCCAAGAATCCTGAAATCCTGGTGGCCACCCCTGGCCGCCTGATCGACCACATGGAATCGGGCAAGATCGACTTCTCGCAACTGGAAATCCTGGTGCTGGACGAAGCCGACCGCATGCTGGACATGGGTTTCATCGACGACATCGAAAAAATCGTTGAAGCGACCCCATCGACGCGCCAGACCATGTTGTTCTCGGCCACCCTGGACGGCGTCGTGGGCAATATGGCTCGCCGCATCACCAAGGATCCGCAGGTCATCCAGATCATCAGCGCTGCCAACAAGCACGAAAACATCACCCAGACGGTGCACTTCGTCGACGACCTGTCGCACAAGAACCGCCTGCTGGACCACCTGCTGCGCGACGAGTCGCTCGACCAGGCAGTTGTTTTCACCGCCACCAAGCGTGACGCCGACACCATCGCCGACCGCCTGAACATCGCCGGCTTCTCGGCTGCCGCACTGCATGGCGACATGCACCAGGGCGCCCGTAACCGCACGCTCGACAGCCTGCGTCGCGGCCAGGTGAAGATCCTGATCGCTACCGACGTTGCCGCCCGCGGTATCGACGTGCCGACGATCACCCACGTGTTCAACTACGATCTGCCGAAGTTCCCGGAAGACTACGTCCACCGCATCGGCCGTACCGGCCGCGCCGGTCGCAACGGCCGGGCGATCTCGCTGGTCAACCATGCCGAAGGCATGAACGTCAAGCGCATCGAACGCTTCACCAAGCAGCTGATCCCGGTGAACGTGGTCGAGGGCTACGAGCCAAAGAAATCGGGCATGGCGCCACGCTCGACCTCGCGTCCAGGCGGCTGGAAACCAGGCGACAACCGTGGCGGCGCCAAGCCGGGCCAACGCAGCTTCAGCAATCCTAACGCACCACGCAAGGAAGGCTCGGGCGGCGGCTACAAGGGTAGCAACCCGCGCAGCACCGACGGCGCCCGTCGCAGCTACGGCGATCGTTAA
- the fabI gene encoding enoyl-ACP reductase FabI, with amino-acid sequence MAFLQGKKILITGLLSNRSIAYGIAKACHREGAELAFTYVGERFKDRITEFAAEFDSKLVFDCDVGSDEQIDALFADLGKNWSHLDGLVHAIGFAPREAIAGEFLDGLTRENFRVAHDISAYSFPAMAKAALPLLKEGSSLLTLSYLGAIRAIPYYNTMGLAKASLEASVRYLAENLGKKGIRANGISAGPIKTLAASGIKDFGKLLGFASSHAPLRRNVTIDEVGNTAAFMLSDLASGITGEITYVDGGFSHVMGLNAEDYL; translated from the coding sequence ATGGCGTTCCTGCAAGGCAAAAAAATCCTCATCACTGGTTTGCTGTCGAACCGTTCCATCGCTTACGGTATCGCCAAGGCTTGCCACCGCGAAGGCGCCGAACTGGCATTCACCTACGTTGGTGAACGTTTTAAAGACCGCATCACCGAATTCGCCGCCGAATTCGACAGCAAGCTGGTGTTCGACTGCGACGTCGGCAGCGACGAGCAAATCGACGCGCTGTTCGCCGACCTGGGCAAGAACTGGTCGCACCTGGACGGCCTGGTCCACGCCATCGGCTTCGCCCCGCGCGAAGCGATCGCCGGCGAATTCCTCGACGGCCTGACCCGCGAGAACTTCCGCGTGGCCCACGACATCTCGGCCTACAGCTTCCCGGCGATGGCCAAGGCTGCCCTGCCGCTGCTCAAAGAAGGTTCGTCGCTGCTGACCCTGTCGTACCTGGGCGCCATCCGCGCCATCCCGTACTACAACACCATGGGCCTGGCCAAGGCCTCGCTGGAAGCGTCGGTACGCTACCTGGCCGAGAACCTGGGCAAAAAGGGTATCCGCGCCAACGGCATTTCGGCCGGCCCGATCAAGACCCTGGCCGCTTCGGGCATCAAGGACTTCGGCAAGCTGCTCGGCTTTGCCTCGTCGCACGCGCCGCTGCGCCGCAACGTCACCATCGACGAAGTGGGCAATACCGCCGCCTTCATGCTGTCGGACCTGGCCTCGGGCATCACCGGCGAGATCACCTACGTTGACGGCGGCTTCTCGCACGTGATGGGTCTGAACGCGGAAGATTACCTGTAA
- a CDS encoding transglycosylase SLT domain-containing protein, with the protein MQARNRNNCHSAAALAAFLALLAPFASHALEHDLDDAHVLTPITAAAASLSTLPSLPKTSISDIAVSLKASKPARADDEYHEKDLWGRIRSGYAIPDLNSELVTRHTTWLSTRPDHIASTSARASLYLFYVVSELEKRGMPTELALLPFIESGFNPQALSRANAAGMWQFVPGTGRDFNLKQDAFKDERRGVMESTDAALTYLQRLNDMFGDWQLALAAYNWGEGSVQRAVARNRAAGKPTDFESLSPLMPTETREYVPKLQAMKNIIGNPSQYRVSLPIIDNTPYFTAVDKTSDIDMTIAAQLAELSIDEFKALNPQFKRPVITGDEQTKILLPKENADKFHLNLAQWGKELSTWTVHKITSAKENISSLASRFHTTPDVIRQANNLPQRSLLKAGSTILVPKIATGTYTDIAPEVADNATVAFEPERTVSKSGYKRAGANAGSKSGPVSLVKARVSRDSIKTRNRKKSN; encoded by the coding sequence ATGCAAGCACGCAACCGTAACAACTGTCACTCCGCAGCGGCCCTGGCCGCGTTCCTGGCCCTGCTGGCGCCGTTTGCCAGCCATGCCCTCGAACACGACCTCGACGACGCCCACGTCCTGACACCCATTACTGCCGCCGCTGCATCGCTCAGCACCCTGCCCTCCCTGCCGAAAACCTCCATCTCCGACATCGCCGTCTCGCTCAAGGCCAGCAAGCCTGCCCGCGCCGATGATGAGTACCACGAAAAAGATCTCTGGGGCCGCATCCGCAGCGGTTACGCCATCCCTGACCTGAACAGCGAACTGGTCACCCGCCACACCACCTGGCTCAGCACCCGCCCCGACCACATCGCCAGCACCAGCGCGCGCGCCTCGCTGTACCTGTTCTACGTGGTGAGCGAACTGGAAAAGCGCGGCATGCCGACCGAGCTGGCGCTGCTGCCGTTCATCGAATCGGGCTTCAACCCGCAAGCGCTGTCGCGCGCCAACGCTGCCGGCATGTGGCAGTTCGTGCCGGGCACCGGCCGCGACTTCAACCTCAAGCAGGATGCGTTCAAGGACGAGCGCCGTGGCGTGATGGAATCGACCGATGCCGCCCTCACCTACCTGCAGCGCCTGAACGACATGTTCGGCGACTGGCAACTGGCGCTGGCCGCCTACAACTGGGGCGAAGGCTCGGTGCAGCGCGCCGTGGCCCGCAACCGCGCCGCCGGCAAGCCCACCGATTTCGAGAGCCTGTCGCCGCTGATGCCGACCGAGACGCGCGAATACGTGCCCAAGCTGCAAGCGATGAAGAACATCATCGGCAATCCGAGCCAGTACCGGGTGAGCCTGCCGATCATCGACAACACGCCCTACTTTACGGCGGTGGACAAGACCAGCGATATCGACATGACCATTGCTGCGCAACTGGCGGAATTGTCGATCGACGAATTCAAGGCCCTGAACCCGCAATTCAAGCGCCCGGTGATCACCGGCGACGAACAGACCAAGATCCTGCTGCCCAAGGAAAACGCCGACAAGTTCCACCTGAACCTGGCGCAGTGGGGCAAGGAATTGTCCACCTGGACCGTGCACAAGATTACCAGCGCCAAAGAGAACATCAGCTCGCTTGCGTCGCGCTTCCACACCACGCCGGACGTGATCCGCCAGGCCAACAACCTGCCGCAGCGTTCGCTGCTGAAAGCCGGCTCCACCATCCTGGTGCCGAAAATCGCCACCGGCACTTACACCGACATCGCGCCCGAAGTGGCCGACAACGCCACCGTGGCCTTCGAGCCCGAGCGCACTGTCAGCAAGTCGGGCTACAAGCGCGCCGGCGCCAATGCCGGCAGCAAGTCCGGCCCGGTGTCGCTGGTCAAGGCGCGCGTCTCGCGCGACTCGATCAAAACCAGGAACCGCAAAAAAAGCAATTAA
- a CDS encoding DUF1415 domain-containing protein has translation MSTSAPALDHDAVVADTVHWLEKAVIGLNLCPFAKAVHIKKQVRYVVSEATTPEALLEKLMEELEHLAEADPAKLDTTLIIHPHVLKDFEDYNEFLDVADAALEDMDLDGILQVASFHPDYQFADTDKNDIENYTNRTPYPTLHLLREESIDRAVEAFPEASEIFEKNMDTIRALGHDGWDKLMDKA, from the coding sequence ATGAGTACCTCCGCCCCCGCCCTCGATCACGACGCTGTCGTTGCCGACACCGTTCACTGGCTGGAAAAGGCCGTAATTGGCTTGAACCTGTGTCCGTTCGCCAAGGCAGTCCACATCAAGAAACAGGTGCGCTACGTGGTGAGCGAGGCGACCACGCCGGAAGCGCTGCTGGAAAAGCTGATGGAAGAGCTCGAACACCTGGCAGAAGCAGACCCGGCAAAGCTCGACACCACGCTGATCATCCACCCGCATGTGCTGAAAGACTTCGAGGATTACAACGAGTTCCTCGACGTGGCCGATGCCGCGCTGGAAGACATGGACCTCGACGGCATCCTGCAGGTGGCCAGCTTCCACCCGGACTACCAGTTCGCCGACACCGACAAGAACGACATCGAGAACTACACCAACCGCACCCCGTATCCCACCTTGCACCTGCTGCGCGAAGAGAGCATCGACCGCGCGGTGGAAGCGTTCCCGGAAGCGTCCGAGATTTTCGAGAAGAACATGGACACCATCCGCGCGCTGGGCCACGATGGCTGGGACAAGCTGATGGACAAGGCATGA
- a CDS encoding DUF1289 domain-containing protein, giving the protein MSAGSNDDLPERPDTPCVAVCSTTFDDVCRGCGRTVVEVAHWVSMTAEQKELVWQRILAQGYPRRNK; this is encoded by the coding sequence ATGAGCGCAGGCAGCAATGACGACCTGCCCGAACGCCCGGACACGCCGTGCGTGGCCGTGTGCTCGACCACGTTCGACGACGTGTGCCGCGGGTGCGGGCGCACCGTGGTCGAAGTGGCGCACTGGGTATCGATGACGGCCGAGCAGAAAGAGCTGGTCTGGCAACGCATCCTGGCGCAGGGCTACCCGCGCCGGAACAAATAA
- a CDS encoding DUF1993 domain-containing protein, with the protein MTTFSIYSASIPAFKQILNSLHNILGKAEAHIADKKIDPNALLQYRLFPDMLPFTRQVQIACDFAKGAAARLGGLDVPSYDDKEVTFAELKQRIEKTLAYIDSVPQDAIEGSETRAITTGSGEKTKHFTGQTYLFHYALPHFYFHATTAYDILRHNGVEVGKKDYIGTY; encoded by the coding sequence ATGACCACTTTTTCGATCTACTCCGCCTCGATTCCAGCATTCAAGCAGATCCTCAACAGCCTGCACAACATCCTGGGCAAGGCCGAAGCGCACATCGCCGACAAGAAGATCGACCCGAACGCCCTGCTCCAATACCGCCTGTTCCCGGACATGCTGCCGTTCACCCGCCAGGTGCAGATCGCCTGCGATTTCGCCAAGGGCGCAGCCGCCCGCCTGGGCGGCCTGGACGTGCCATCGTACGACGACAAGGAAGTAACGTTCGCGGAACTCAAGCAGCGCATCGAAAAGACCCTGGCCTACATCGACAGCGTGCCGCAGGACGCCATCGAAGGCAGCGAAACGCGTGCGATCACGACCGGCAGCGGCGAGAAGACCAAGCACTTCACCGGCCAGACGTACCTGTTCCACTACGCGCTGCCGCACTTCTACTTCCACGCCACCACCGCGTACGACATCCTGCGCCATAACGGTGTCGAGGTGGGCAAGAAGGATTACATCGGTACCTATTGA
- a CDS encoding bifunctional diguanylate cyclase/phosphodiesterase: MGKAIERLRVRLGALRGLPRSSIYGALLAVVFGGLVVPAAIGSYVLIGVHEKESARIALNESLQRNADILALGMQESLWNMNAESAHSLVESVMRDKSVVRVEVVGQADTQFMHVDSPRKPTSNIYRAEREITVRGERIGRIMVEMDDARSQQDLREKQWSYVLVLAAQLMVSLVLIVLFLNARLIRPLRKLTGFSDRLARGDFDTQLTVRGRDELGRLSLQLEQMRVAIKHLFEDIGQREERFRTIVTQVPGAVFRYRPDGPIEFVSDAIEEISGYPARQFMRGTTDSWTNLIAPDDRKRHRRTVADALASGKPYQIEYRIIDASGTERWLAENGQPQAGDDHNPLWVDGIMADISERKHNEMRIEALLAEQSAILDNVMFGVMFVRNRHIVSVNRRCEELFGYAPGDMLGSSTAILFPTAFDFESAGARQYPSLSEGNYFNEERHYLRQDGSSFWCMVSGYALDHRRANEGSIWVYADITERKEAEEKLRLSATVIEHIADGVVVLDAQGTIVTVNPAFTQITGYTAAEAIGRDYMLTRSGRHEQSFYDELWREQVDTGFWQGELWNRRKNGDVYLEWLTVSAVRDSRGRATHHVGVFSDITRAKESQDKLDHLAHHDPLTALPNRLLFNDRLQHALQRATRDGEQLALLFIDLDRFKNVNDTLGHHIGDELLKQVARALLERLRDGDTLARLGGDEFIVLLENVGSHYGPAHVAEKLVQMFDQPFQVAGHELFVTCSVGISLFPDDASDLNMLIRNADVAMYQAKARGRNGYSFYMPSMTGEGVERLRLETYLRRSIEKNEIFLTYQPQVEIDTGRLIGVEALVRWNHPELGLVPPVRFIPLAEDTGFINQLGEWVLHEACRQMNRWQEAGLHVPKMAVNLSARQFERGGIVNLVADILADTGLAPQRLQLEVTESVIMNTGDAMVFINDLHAIGVALAIDDFGTGYSSLAYLKQLPVQTLKIDRSFIKDISTDANDEAIAIAIIQLGKSMNLSVIAEGVETKEQATFLLRHGCRLAQGYLYGKPLSPADLLARWHV, encoded by the coding sequence ATGGGTAAGGCCATCGAACGCTTGCGTGTCCGGCTCGGGGCTTTGCGTGGTTTGCCGCGTTCGTCGATCTATGGCGCGCTGCTGGCGGTCGTGTTCGGTGGCCTGGTGGTGCCGGCCGCCATCGGCAGCTACGTGCTGATCGGCGTGCACGAGAAGGAATCGGCGCGCATCGCCCTCAACGAGTCGCTGCAACGCAATGCCGACATCCTGGCGCTGGGCATGCAGGAGTCGCTGTGGAATATGAATGCCGAATCGGCCCATTCGCTGGTCGAATCGGTCATGCGCGACAAATCGGTGGTGCGGGTGGAAGTGGTGGGCCAGGCCGACACCCAGTTCATGCATGTCGATTCCCCGCGTAAGCCCACCAGCAATATCTACCGCGCCGAGCGCGAAATCACCGTGCGCGGCGAGCGCATCGGCCGCATCATGGTCGAGATGGACGACGCCCGCAGCCAGCAGGACTTGCGTGAAAAACAGTGGTCGTACGTGCTGGTGCTGGCCGCCCAATTGATGGTCTCGCTGGTGCTGATCGTGCTGTTCCTCAATGCCCGCCTGATCCGGCCGCTGCGCAAGCTCACCGGCTTTTCCGACCGCCTGGCGCGCGGCGACTTCGATACCCAGCTCACCGTGCGCGGCCGCGACGAGCTGGGCCGCCTGTCGCTGCAACTGGAACAGATGCGGGTGGCGATCAAGCACCTGTTCGAGGATATCGGCCAGCGCGAGGAGCGCTTCCGCACCATCGTCACCCAGGTGCCGGGCGCGGTGTTCCGCTACCGGCCCGACGGCCCGATCGAATTCGTCTCCGACGCCATCGAGGAAATTTCCGGCTATCCGGCCAGGCAGTTCATGCGCGGCACCACCGACAGCTGGACCAACCTGATCGCGCCCGACGACCGCAAGCGCCACCGCCGTACGGTGGCCGACGCGCTTGCCAGCGGCAAGCCCTACCAGATCGAGTACCGCATCATCGATGCCAGCGGCACCGAGCGCTGGCTGGCGGAAAACGGCCAGCCGCAAGCGGGCGACGACCACAACCCGCTGTGGGTGGACGGCATCATGGCCGACATCAGCGAGCGCAAACACAATGAGATGCGCATCGAGGCGCTGCTGGCCGAGCAAAGCGCCATCCTCGACAACGTGATGTTCGGCGTGATGTTCGTGCGTAACCGCCACATCGTTTCGGTCAACCGCCGCTGCGAGGAACTGTTCGGCTATGCGCCCGGCGATATGCTCGGTTCCTCGACCGCGATTCTGTTCCCGACGGCGTTCGATTTCGAGTCGGCCGGCGCGCGCCAGTATCCGTCTTTGTCCGAGGGCAACTACTTCAACGAAGAGCGCCATTACCTGCGCCAGGACGGCAGCTCGTTCTGGTGCATGGTGAGCGGCTATGCGCTCGACCACCGGCGTGCCAACGAGGGCAGCATCTGGGTGTACGCCGACATCACCGAGCGCAAGGAGGCCGAAGAAAAGCTGCGCCTGTCGGCCACCGTGATCGAACACATCGCCGACGGCGTGGTGGTGCTCGATGCACAAGGTACCATCGTTACCGTCAACCCGGCCTTCACCCAGATCACCGGCTACACGGCGGCCGAGGCGATCGGCCGCGACTACATGCTCACGCGCTCGGGCCGCCACGAACAAAGCTTCTACGACGAGTTGTGGCGCGAGCAGGTGGACACCGGCTTCTGGCAGGGGGAGTTGTGGAACCGCCGCAAGAACGGCGACGTTTACCTCGAATGGCTGACGGTCAGCGCGGTACGCGACAGCCGCGGCCGGGCCACGCACCACGTGGGCGTGTTCAGCGACATCACCCGCGCCAAGGAGTCGCAGGACAAGCTCGACCACCTGGCGCACCACGATCCGCTCACCGCGCTGCCCAACCGCCTGCTGTTCAACGACCGCCTGCAGCATGCCTTGCAGCGCGCCACCCGCGACGGCGAACAGCTGGCGCTGCTGTTCATCGACCTCGATCGTTTTAAAAACGTCAACGACACGCTGGGCCACCACATTGGCGACGAGCTGCTCAAGCAGGTTGCGCGCGCGCTGCTCGAGCGCCTGCGCGATGGCGATACGCTGGCGCGCCTGGGCGGCGACGAGTTCATCGTCCTGCTGGAAAACGTGGGCAGCCATTACGGCCCGGCGCACGTGGCCGAAAAGCTGGTGCAGATGTTCGACCAGCCGTTCCAGGTGGCGGGCCACGAATTGTTCGTCACGTGCAGCGTGGGCATCAGCCTGTTCCCCGACGACGCCAGCGACCTCAATATGCTGATCCGCAATGCCGACGTGGCCATGTACCAGGCCAAGGCGCGCGGACGCAACGGCTACAGCTTCTATATGCCGTCGATGACGGGCGAGGGCGTGGAGCGCCTGCGCCTGGAAACCTACCTGCGCCGCTCGATCGAAAAGAACGAGATCTTCCTGACCTACCAGCCGCAGGTGGAAATCGACACCGGCCGCCTGATCGGCGTGGAAGCGCTGGTGCGCTGGAACCACCCGGAGCTGGGACTGGTGCCGCCGGTGCGTTTCATCCCGCTGGCGGAGGACACGGGCTTCATCAACCAGCTCGGCGAATGGGTGCTGCACGAAGCATGCCGGCAGATGAACCGCTGGCAGGAAGCTGGCCTGCATGTTCCCAAGATGGCGGTCAACCTGTCGGCGCGCCAGTTCGAGCGCGGCGGCATCGTCAACCTGGTGGCCGACATCCTGGCCGATACCGGGCTGGCGCCGCAGCGCCTGCAACTGGAAGTGACGGAATCGGTGATCATGAACACCGGCGACGCCATGGTGTTCATCAACGACCTGCACGCGATCGGCGTGGCGCTGGCGATCGACGATTTCGGCACCGGCTATTCGTCGCTGGCATACCTGAAGCAGTTGCCGGTGCAAACGCTCAAGATCGACCGCTCGTTCATCAAGGATATCTCCACCGACGCCAACGACGAGGCGATCGCGATTGCCATCATCCAGCTTGGCAAGAGCATGAACCTGTCGGTGATCGCCGAAGGCGTGGAGACCAAGGAGCAGGCGACCTTCCTGCTGCGCCACGGCTGCCGCCTGGCGCAGGGCTATCTCTACGGCAAGCCGCTGAGTCCGGCAGATTTGCTGGCGCGCTGGCATGTCTAA